The Chitinophaga flava genome has a segment encoding these proteins:
- a CDS encoding M57 family metalloprotease: protein MLNKFFLFLCCLFLCLSISCRKEHPAQDNNTGPVPASVLDRIKAAGFSIKGVQRIDSGYLVEQDILLYERDLNPASVSLKIAEVEQYRAAQLVTGLPRTLTVRTVGLNPPFVTAVRQAVDNYNALDLDLKFMYVTTTTANITVQGSCISTGQLGLSGLPSNGSPYPTITISTCSPQLGNNVNFIRHVVEHEIGHAIGLRHTDWLNPTYSCPTGVVEGSGPIYIPGTPTGPDSGSYMLTCYGLSTAGDTTGSFNANDRIALEYLYRIPHATPCYSPPVAISRDANNMSVFVLGPASNLMHKSWNSSGRWSHWQLLGPISSLPAAVSRMPGFMDVFAKGPSNNLLHISWTSLKGWGTWEDLGGNIADAPVVNSRTSGVISVFVRSASNTLVARTWTSTGGWSAWEDLGGNLTSQPAVASRDANNLHVFAQTTGNNLTHISWSTSGGWSVWNNLGGNIAGAPAVNSRAPQLLNVFAKSTTNSLVTLDWQGSTGWGAWSDLGGSLSSDPVVVARDANNLQVFARDNNALVSFSWTSTTGWSSSVNLGGPINAIPAATSRAPNYIDAFAVNGTVITSTYWISTSGWSVWGNI from the coding sequence ATGCTCAACAAATTTTTTCTTTTCCTATGCTGTCTTTTCCTATGTTTAAGTATTTCCTGCAGGAAGGAACATCCTGCACAGGACAATAATACCGGTCCTGTTCCGGCTTCTGTTCTTGATCGTATCAAGGCGGCAGGCTTCAGTATCAAAGGTGTACAACGTATCGATAGTGGTTATCTTGTAGAGCAGGATATCCTGTTGTATGAACGTGATCTGAACCCGGCTAGTGTCTCTCTTAAAATTGCGGAGGTGGAACAATACAGGGCCGCGCAATTGGTAACTGGTTTACCACGCACGCTGACGGTGCGTACTGTTGGGCTCAACCCTCCTTTTGTGACAGCGGTACGGCAGGCGGTAGATAATTACAATGCGCTCGACCTCGACCTGAAGTTTATGTATGTGACCACCACTACAGCGAATATTACCGTACAGGGTTCCTGTATAAGTACCGGTCAACTGGGCCTTTCCGGACTCCCCAGTAACGGTAGCCCATATCCGACTATCACCATCAGTACCTGTTCACCCCAATTGGGTAATAACGTGAATTTTATACGGCATGTGGTGGAACATGAGATTGGTCATGCTATTGGGTTACGGCATACAGACTGGTTGAATCCCACCTATAGTTGTCCTACTGGTGTTGTGGAAGGGTCTGGTCCTATATACATTCCCGGTACACCCACCGGCCCGGACTCGGGCTCTTATATGCTGACATGTTACGGCCTGAGTACCGCTGGCGATACCACAGGCAGCTTTAATGCCAATGATCGTATTGCATTGGAATATTTGTATCGTATTCCCCATGCAACACCTTGTTATTCCCCGCCTGTAGCTATTTCCAGGGATGCCAATAATATGAGTGTTTTTGTGCTGGGGCCTGCCAGTAACCTGATGCATAAATCCTGGAATAGCAGCGGTAGATGGTCTCACTGGCAGCTGCTCGGGCCTATCTCCTCTCTTCCTGCTGCTGTATCGAGGATGCCCGGTTTTATGGATGTTTTTGCCAAAGGGCCTTCCAATAATCTGCTGCACATTTCCTGGACCTCATTAAAAGGATGGGGAACCTGGGAAGACCTGGGCGGTAATATTGCCGATGCGCCGGTAGTGAATTCCAGGACATCCGGTGTGATCAGTGTTTTTGTGAGAAGCGCCAGTAATACCCTGGTTGCCAGAACCTGGACCAGTACCGGCGGATGGTCGGCCTGGGAAGACCTGGGTGGCAATCTTACATCACAGCCGGCAGTGGCCTCCAGAGACGCCAATAACCTGCATGTTTTTGCCCAGACCACAGGTAATAACCTGACTCATATAAGTTGGTCCACCAGCGGTGGATGGTCGGTATGGAACAATCTGGGCGGTAATATTGCCGGCGCGCCGGCTGTTAATTCCAGAGCACCACAGCTGTTGAACGTCTTTGCTAAAAGTACTACTAACAGCCTGGTTACACTTGACTGGCAGGGAAGCACCGGTTGGGGTGCCTGGAGTGATCTGGGAGGCTCGCTCTCGTCTGATCCTGTTGTTGTGGCCAGGGATGCAAACAATCTGCAGGTTTTTGCCAGAGACAACAATGCCCTGGTAAGTTTCAGCTGGACAAGTACAACCGGCTGGTCATCTTCTGTAAACCTTGGTGGACCTATCAACGCGATCCCTGCAGCCACTTCCCGTGCACCTAACTATATCGATGCTTTTGCTGTCAACGGCACTGTCATAACCAGTACTTACTGGATAAGTACCAGCGGATGGTCTGTTTGGGGAAATATCTAA
- a CDS encoding FecR family protein, producing MAIDRTLLDRFIHHQCTPEETEQVSRLLQESPHLLDDYLQEMWEEEVTVQMPDKMAQAIAAHLQTGAGAVTPEVSRKRHWIGWAAAAAAAVLLFLCVGGWIFQQGRHTPPNNLLVVATAGKNYRLVLPDNSTVWLKANTRLEFDTIHFGKSSRTITLLNGEAFFDIQQDAAHPFVVVSGAVQTRVLGTAFSVRHTSTKEILVTVAAGKVAVDHHQQQLDVLLPGKQITVNQQTGHFSEQQVPVWLAAAWKESQLQLDNASFADLKTAMEIMYGVHLETTRDKVRRQTYNILMNRYMPPREVVHALGQLNRLAYKQLNDTTFLIY from the coding sequence ATGGCCATAGACCGAACACTACTGGACCGTTTCATTCATCATCAATGTACGCCTGAAGAAACGGAACAGGTATCCCGGTTGCTGCAGGAATCACCACATTTGCTGGATGACTACCTGCAGGAAATGTGGGAAGAAGAAGTGACCGTACAGATGCCGGATAAAATGGCGCAGGCAATTGCAGCACACCTGCAAACCGGTGCTGGCGCCGTTACGCCGGAAGTAAGCAGGAAGAGACACTGGATAGGCTGGGCTGCTGCTGCCGCCGCTGCCGTGTTGTTGTTTCTCTGTGTAGGCGGGTGGATATTTCAACAAGGACGCCATACACCACCCAATAACCTGCTGGTAGTGGCTACCGCGGGAAAAAATTACCGGCTCGTATTGCCGGATAACAGTACAGTATGGCTGAAAGCCAATACCCGATTGGAATTTGATACCATCCACTTTGGTAAGTCATCCCGTACTATCACGTTGTTAAATGGAGAAGCTTTTTTTGATATTCAACAAGATGCTGCACATCCTTTTGTGGTAGTGAGTGGCGCCGTGCAAACCCGTGTATTGGGTACCGCCTTTAGTGTACGTCATACGTCGACAAAAGAAATACTGGTGACGGTAGCTGCCGGAAAGGTAGCCGTAGATCATCATCAGCAGCAGCTGGATGTATTGCTTCCTGGTAAACAAATTACGGTCAACCAGCAAACAGGCCACTTTTCGGAGCAGCAGGTACCTGTCTGGCTGGCTGCTGCCTGGAAAGAATCCCAGTTACAACTGGATAACGCCAGTTTTGCAGACCTGAAAACGGCCATGGAAATCATGTATGGCGTTCATTTGGAAACCACCAGGGACAAGGTACGCCGCCAAACATACAACATCCTGATGAACAGGTACATGCCACCCAGGGAGGTGGTGCATGCATTGGGACAGCTGAACAGATTAGCTTATAAACAGTTGAACGATACTACTTTCTTAATCTATTAA
- a CDS encoding RNA polymerase sigma-70 factor, producing the protein MHSNQPHNNNYSNPATGDTGRLGPSLQQDSTAERFNQIFLATKDRMYQFVKKLTQDESDTKDIVQDCYVSLWQKINEVDMEQDILPLLFTYARHRVIDYLRKNTSRKQLLQEWQQEQISEIPQEQLLDYKERQLQLQVSINQLPSHRKRIFTMVKQEGFSHKEVAQQLGISAATVKKQIGLSLKFLKEQLPR; encoded by the coding sequence ATGCATTCTAATCAACCGCACAATAATAACTATTCCAACCCTGCCACCGGAGATACCGGGAGATTGGGCCCATCCCTCCAGCAGGATTCCACTGCCGAAAGGTTCAATCAGATTTTTCTGGCTACCAAAGACAGGATGTATCAGTTTGTAAAAAAGCTCACACAAGATGAATCAGATACAAAGGATATTGTACAGGACTGTTATGTCAGCCTTTGGCAAAAAATAAATGAGGTAGACATGGAGCAGGATATATTGCCGCTATTGTTTACGTACGCCCGTCACCGTGTGATCGATTATCTCCGTAAAAACACGAGCCGCAAGCAGCTCCTGCAGGAATGGCAACAGGAACAGATCAGCGAGATCCCCCAGGAACAGCTACTCGATTATAAAGAACGGCAGCTACAGTTACAGGTTTCTATCAACCAACTGCCATCCCACAGAAAAAGGATCTTCACCATGGTGAAGCAAGAGGGATTTTCGCACAAGGAAGTAGCCCAACAGCTGGGCATTTCCGCCGCTACCGTAAAGAAACAAATAGGTCTTTCTCTCAAGTTTCTCAAAGAGCAGCTACCCCGCTGA
- a CDS encoding tetratricopeptide repeat protein, translating to MKRIPFLLFCLLLTLAGHTQSPPLKDSIEKKYLTNGAWRHHYFSKEWQLYLDSALAVLPDDAKFWQLKAMPYFKQRKYEAGMVYLDKAVQLNPAAYLDYRAFIKCIFQKSYHAAIADFEAAKRLNAHQGVMDHSYNFYIGLSYLQLNQYDSARYYLQQCMAERQQQNKEAPMHFLYDFYMGIADYETGQYDSAIAHFNTALSHYPDFSDAGYYKALCLIKLNRKEEAKLAMAKSIHDYKEGYTINEDNAVYEPYPYQVRAWLFSYYKNLLGLQEPLK from the coding sequence ATGAAAAGAATTCCATTCCTTCTGTTCTGCCTTCTGCTGACCCTGGCCGGCCACACACAATCTCCACCATTAAAAGACTCCATTGAGAAAAAATATCTCACCAACGGAGCCTGGCGCCATCATTACTTTTCAAAGGAATGGCAACTTTATCTGGATAGTGCACTGGCCGTACTGCCGGATGATGCGAAGTTCTGGCAACTAAAAGCTATGCCCTATTTCAAGCAGCGGAAATATGAAGCCGGCATGGTATACCTTGATAAGGCTGTTCAGCTGAATCCTGCGGCATACCTGGATTACAGGGCATTCATCAAATGTATCTTCCAGAAATCCTATCATGCTGCTATTGCAGACTTTGAAGCAGCGAAGCGCCTGAATGCACATCAGGGAGTAATGGACCACTCCTACAATTTTTATATCGGACTCAGTTATCTGCAGCTCAATCAGTATGACAGCGCAAGGTATTACCTACAGCAATGTATGGCTGAACGGCAACAGCAAAACAAAGAAGCGCCCATGCATTTCCTGTATGATTTCTATATGGGCATAGCTGATTATGAAACAGGCCAATACGATTCTGCTATCGCGCATTTCAACACGGCCTTAAGTCATTATCCAGACTTCTCAGATGCCGGTTACTACAAAGCCTTGTGCCTGATTAAGCTGAACAGAAAGGAAGAAGCAAAGCTGGCAATGGCCAAATCTATACATGATTATAAGGAGGGTTACACCATCAATGAAGATAATGCGGTGTATGAGCCTTATCCATATCAGGTACGCGCATGGCTGTTCTCTTATTATAAAAATCTGCTGGGGTTACAGGAGCCTCTCAAATGA
- a CDS encoding DUF6624 domain-containing protein → MLKTITISLLLLSVCHSVSAQHLDLSKQEKDSLISLLFQADTEDQRYRSGMQEVQSKYGGDSPEMKTLLRKMTVADSINLIKISSILDHYGWLGPAAIGSQGNATLFMVIQHSDIKAQEKYLPMMRDAVQKGNAKARSLALLEDRVALHHGQRQLYGSQVIWNMKTNKYQLAPLEDPDNVDTRRLTAGLPPLKEYLSVFGLEWNVEQFKKEAAANEADFFKRTPGTPH, encoded by the coding sequence ATGTTAAAGACAATAACAATTTCCCTGCTGCTGCTCTCCGTTTGTCATAGTGTATCCGCCCAGCACCTTGATTTGTCAAAGCAGGAAAAAGACTCGCTGATCAGTTTATTATTCCAGGCAGATACGGAAGACCAGCGATACAGATCTGGTATGCAGGAGGTACAAAGCAAGTATGGCGGAGACTCTCCGGAGATGAAGACACTCCTCAGAAAAATGACCGTAGCAGATTCTATCAACCTGATAAAAATATCTTCTATATTGGATCACTATGGATGGCTGGGACCAGCTGCTATTGGCAGCCAGGGCAATGCCACATTATTTATGGTAATTCAGCATTCAGACATTAAAGCACAGGAAAAATACCTGCCCATGATGCGTGATGCTGTGCAAAAGGGCAACGCCAAAGCACGCAGCCTCGCCTTACTGGAAGACCGTGTAGCCCTACATCACGGCCAACGGCAGTTATATGGTAGTCAGGTGATCTGGAATATGAAAACAAACAAGTATCAGCTGGCCCCACTCGAAGATCCGGATAATGTTGATACCAGGCGGCTTACAGCCGGTCTTCCACCGCTTAAAGAATACCTGTCTGTCTTCGGCCTCGAATGGAATGTTGAACAATTCAAAAAAGAAGCTGCCGCCAATGAAGCAGACTTCTTCAAACGCACTCCCGGTACCCCTCACTAA
- a CDS encoding transglutaminase domain-containing protein encodes MKLSTVLALLGILPVCTVFAQQKLPVIRATSTTVSIKDGPNFRKNAWTIEPATKPDIYPTTAKRVTFYTDVDSISITVKPDRPQDFYILLNGKDSALTRVRYEPSRLEILKKAKQYNNNDKRELPAFTYQPASDTALKRIRHDLKLDSIAGTGNEISQMINLMQWVHNIIRHDGGSDNPTLRNAIDIISICEKENRGFNCRMMATVLNECYLAMGFKSRFVTCMPKELKFNDCHVINMVYSEELKKWVWMDPTFNAYVMNEKGEMLGLREVRERLISGQTLILNPDANWNKKNSQTKETYLDNYMAKNLYRLECPVGSMYDTETTVAGKQISYIELVPLDALNQQGEKWESKKKVTYITNVTNNPDLFWAKP; translated from the coding sequence ATGAAATTATCAACTGTACTCGCCCTTTTGGGAATCTTACCTGTTTGTACTGTATTTGCCCAGCAGAAACTACCTGTTATCCGCGCCACGTCAACAACAGTCAGCATTAAGGATGGACCCAACTTTAGAAAGAATGCCTGGACCATTGAACCAGCAACCAAACCCGATATCTATCCTACAACCGCAAAAAGGGTGACTTTCTATACGGATGTGGATTCCATTTCAATCACTGTAAAGCCAGACCGTCCCCAGGACTTCTATATCCTGCTGAATGGTAAAGACTCTGCCCTGACAAGGGTCCGGTATGAGCCATCCCGGCTGGAGATATTAAAGAAGGCTAAACAATATAACAATAACGACAAAAGAGAGCTGCCTGCCTTCACCTATCAGCCAGCCAGTGATACAGCCTTAAAGCGTATCCGGCACGATCTTAAACTGGATTCCATCGCCGGCACCGGTAACGAAATCTCCCAAATGATCAACCTGATGCAATGGGTGCATAATATCATCCGGCATGATGGCGGCAGCGATAATCCCACCCTAAGGAATGCTATCGATATTATCAGTATCTGCGAGAAAGAAAACAGAGGTTTCAACTGCCGCATGATGGCTACCGTACTGAATGAATGTTATCTGGCGATGGGCTTCAAATCCCGTTTTGTAACCTGTATGCCCAAAGAACTGAAGTTTAATGACTGTCATGTTATCAACATGGTCTACTCAGAAGAACTGAAAAAATGGGTCTGGATGGACCCAACCTTTAATGCATATGTCATGAATGAAAAAGGTGAAATGCTGGGACTGAGAGAAGTACGGGAGCGGCTGATCAGCGGTCAGACACTGATCCTGAATCCAGATGCCAACTGGAACAAGAAGAATTCACAAACCAAAGAAACGTATCTGGATAATTATATGGCCAAAAACCTCTATCGCCTGGAATGTCCTGTAGGCAGTATGTATGATACAGAAACAACTGTTGCTGGTAAACAAATCTCCTATATAGAGCTGGTGCCACTCGATGCGCTTAATCAACAGGGCGAGAAATGGGAAAGTAAAAAGAAGGTTACCTATATTACCAATGTAACCAACAACCCGGACCTTTTCTGGGCCAAACCATAA
- a CDS encoding TonB-dependent receptor, protein MKKNVLKRLRLSGTVLSWILLLLVAPVTNTFAQNRLHNKVTITFNKQPLGKALQQLQEQSKSYFAFIPADVQRYNVSASTFTQTPLSEILRALLKNTTLTFKEEGNYIIIAPAKPVADNDAGKGEGQVRGRVVDFETSQPLPGATVLISGSKTGTQSNEKGFYELKHLASGKYTLEIRYIGYSPTVLNNVSIQAGKEVVLDVKMEISNKLNEVVIGAGPRKVKSVTHSTEAQLIDEIHRATGVVSGISSELITKTADRNAAEIVKRISGVTVVDDRFIVVRGMNERYNLTFLNNSLAPSTELYSKAFAYDLLPSSVIDKILVYKSPVADLVADYAGAAVKITTKNAMPLKHFDMGLQLAHREGATFKNSISYNGGKYDVLGFDDGGRKLPSFSPGIFESNRQVTNVKESRWLSEMSPALDYGTHYSLPDMQLFANYYNSWKVGNAKLYDLTAFTYTKETVGYDFHLQKGNTDQPYIGQGNGNAGGSLLDNNKIGNGQQSSENAKINILENLTLKLNDRHQLFFRNFFVNDGRRFTSVNTIRPNQPKGIGLNINEYRSRDIVLSFQQRTLYAGHLGGSHLLGGKKQHTLEWNAGYTYDLQNLPDQRLIHLYDNSLVDDTTWRAVQTNYLGIISRLYIKNLEQIYNGAVDYTYQVQPGLSFKAGTYNMFKIRQVGRRFFRVNRAGLTNDQFLPARQDDLGWYNDHGNISPELLRFSQQDLPNVWSSTYFKDDNTGLAIYDATSPVDAYVGSEEYHAGYLMGDWKTAREKLVLNGGLRLEYDRQRLSGAREGYNGPTSLQPIYVNRDKTVLLPSVNISYLPSSSLVFRGSYGRTVNRPDFREMTPYTDFDFQNNENIMGYPRIVTAVIDNYDIRAELYPKKNKNEVLNVGFFYKHLQNPIERMRRETSASDYGSFLNFTNITYINSVSADIYGVEAEIKKSLSFIGGNLFRHFSVVLNGSLLKSSTVTHGFNTVYVVDSIHKKGEPLQGQSPYVVNAGLFYENPSIGTKASLVYNVSGPRIYAKSQRTKEDTLWQDSYIRPDLLQLPMHLLDLSVTQRIVKSLQVKFSVQNLLDQSYRIVEDLNYNQRYDAEKPVEKPDGKILMEGDNIYKRYKPGRYWLLQFTYSF, encoded by the coding sequence ATGAAAAAAAATGTTCTTAAACGCTTGCGTTTAAGTGGCACTGTATTGTCATGGATACTGCTACTGCTGGTAGCACCGGTGACGAACACGTTTGCACAAAACCGGTTACACAACAAAGTAACCATAACCTTTAACAAACAACCGCTGGGAAAGGCTTTACAACAATTACAGGAACAATCTAAAAGTTACTTTGCATTTATTCCGGCAGATGTACAACGATACAATGTATCCGCCTCCACTTTTACCCAAACACCACTTTCAGAGATATTACGGGCACTCTTAAAGAATACCACACTAACATTTAAGGAAGAAGGTAATTATATCATCATCGCCCCCGCCAAACCAGTAGCAGACAATGATGCCGGAAAGGGCGAAGGGCAGGTCCGCGGACGTGTAGTGGACTTTGAAACATCCCAGCCACTGCCCGGTGCAACAGTATTAATCAGTGGTAGTAAGACCGGTACCCAAAGTAATGAGAAGGGCTTTTATGAGTTAAAGCATCTGGCCTCCGGTAAATATACCCTGGAGATACGCTATATCGGCTATTCCCCGACGGTTTTAAACAACGTAAGCATCCAGGCCGGAAAGGAAGTAGTACTGGATGTAAAAATGGAGATCTCCAACAAACTAAACGAAGTGGTGATAGGTGCAGGTCCGCGTAAGGTAAAGTCTGTCACACATAGCACAGAAGCGCAACTCATCGATGAAATACACCGTGCTACCGGCGTAGTATCCGGTATCTCCAGTGAGCTGATTACAAAAACGGCCGATAGAAATGCCGCCGAAATTGTAAAAAGAATTTCCGGGGTGACCGTGGTAGACGACCGTTTTATTGTGGTACGCGGTATGAACGAACGTTATAATCTTACCTTTCTGAATAATAGTCTGGCTCCTTCTACGGAGCTGTATAGTAAGGCATTTGCGTATGACCTGCTGCCTAGTAGTGTTATAGATAAGATCCTGGTGTATAAGTCACCCGTGGCAGATCTCGTGGCAGATTATGCCGGCGCCGCTGTGAAAATCACTACTAAAAATGCCATGCCGCTGAAACACTTTGATATGGGCCTGCAATTGGCCCATCGCGAAGGTGCTACATTCAAGAACAGCATTAGCTATAACGGTGGGAAATATGATGTGCTGGGATTTGATGACGGGGGACGTAAGCTACCCTCTTTCTCCCCTGGTATTTTTGAAAGCAACCGGCAGGTAACAAATGTAAAAGAGTCACGCTGGCTATCAGAGATGTCGCCTGCACTGGATTATGGTACCCATTATAGTTTACCGGATATGCAGCTGTTTGCCAATTACTACAACAGCTGGAAGGTAGGTAACGCGAAATTATATGATCTCACTGCCTTTACCTATACCAAAGAAACGGTCGGATATGATTTCCATCTTCAAAAAGGTAATACGGACCAGCCCTATATCGGTCAAGGGAACGGCAATGCAGGCGGCAGCTTACTGGATAATAACAAAATCGGTAACGGTCAGCAGTCTTCCGAAAATGCCAAGATCAATATCCTGGAAAATCTTACACTGAAACTAAACGACCGGCATCAGTTGTTTTTCCGTAACTTTTTTGTGAATGATGGCCGCCGCTTTACCAGTGTTAATACCATCCGCCCTAATCAGCCTAAAGGAATCGGTTTAAATATTAATGAATACCGCTCCAGAGATATTGTACTTTCATTCCAGCAAAGGACCTTATATGCCGGTCATCTGGGAGGATCGCACCTGCTTGGGGGAAAAAAACAGCATACGCTGGAGTGGAATGCCGGCTATACCTATGATCTGCAAAACTTGCCGGACCAGCGCCTAATCCACCTCTATGACAACTCACTGGTAGATGATACCACCTGGCGGGCGGTTCAAACTAATTATCTGGGAATAATCAGCCGTTTGTATATCAAAAACCTGGAACAGATTTACAATGGAGCAGTAGATTATACCTACCAGGTTCAACCCGGTCTTTCATTCAAGGCAGGTACCTACAATATGTTTAAAATAAGACAAGTAGGACGCCGGTTCTTTCGGGTAAACAGGGCCGGCCTCACCAACGATCAATTTCTGCCTGCCCGCCAGGATGATCTGGGTTGGTACAATGACCATGGTAATATTAGTCCTGAACTGCTTCGTTTCAGTCAACAGGATTTGCCCAATGTATGGAGCTCCACCTATTTTAAGGATGACAACACCGGCCTCGCCATCTATGATGCTACCAGTCCCGTAGATGCCTATGTAGGCAGTGAAGAATATCATGCAGGCTACCTGATGGGCGATTGGAAAACAGCGAGAGAAAAATTAGTGCTGAATGGCGGTTTGCGCCTGGAATACGACCGTCAAAGGCTATCTGGCGCCAGAGAAGGATACAATGGCCCCACCAGCTTGCAACCCATTTATGTGAATCGCGATAAAACAGTATTGCTGCCATCTGTGAATATCAGCTATCTCCCCAGCTCCTCATTGGTATTCCGTGGTAGTTACGGCCGTACGGTCAACAGACCCGACTTCCGCGAGATGACGCCCTATACTGATTTCGACTTCCAGAACAATGAAAATATAATGGGTTACCCACGTATCGTAACCGCTGTCATAGACAACTATGATATACGGGCAGAGCTATACCCTAAAAAGAATAAAAACGAAGTGCTGAATGTGGGCTTCTTTTATAAACACCTGCAAAACCCGATTGAGCGTATGCGCAGGGAAACGTCTGCATCAGATTATGGTAGTTTTTTAAATTTTACCAATATCACCTATATCAATTCTGTGAGTGCAGATATTTATGGAGTAGAAGCAGAAATAAAGAAAAGCCTGTCTTTTATCGGCGGAAATCTCTTCCGTCATTTTTCCGTAGTGCTGAATGGATCACTGTTAAAGAGCAGTACGGTTACCCATGGCTTTAATACGGTTTATGTTGTGGATAGTATCCATAAAAAAGGAGAGCCATTGCAGGGCCAATCTCCTTATGTAGTCAATGCGGGTCTGTTTTATGAAAATCCTTCAATTGGTACCAAGGCTTCATTGGTATATAACGTCAGCGGCCCTCGTATCTATGCAAAGAGCCAGCGAACCAAAGAAGATACCCTCTGGCAGGATAGCTATATCCGCCCTGATCTGTTACAATTACCTATGCATCTGCTGGACCTGTCTGTTACCCAGCGTATCGTGAAATCATTACAGGTAAAATTCAGTGTGCAAAACCTGCTGGATCAAAGTTATCGTATTGTGGAAGACCTGAACTACAATCAGCGGTATGATGCAGAGAAACCGGTGGAAAAACCAGATGGTAAAATACTGATGGAAGGGGATAATATCTATAAAAGATACAAGCCCGGCCGATACTGGTTGCTGCAGTTTACTTATTCATTTTAA
- a CDS encoding DUF748 domain-containing protein codes for MFDKKLEAEKVIFNNPAFNIYTETMEAKALSRSFLFIDLKQILLAVRTDLFRMHHASIAYEETTGAQLKLDGNTEMDKVRINITDSLFSNNDIHFKTLTCALSDIHAVIPGTYQNIQINKLDIDHKGTLQATSLKISPQYDKLGMGQKAGHQIDVVDATISGVTITKLDIIKCFQQKIIAEQIWINGSNINIFRDRRLPRISQYKPLPVAFLKTIPIHIRVHHFKVTESTLLYEEFPKDGLQTGLLKIEKLQLSLSPLISHPGPSDPDHMDLNMEGSIMGSGTIKASVYLPFNPGKDYSVSGAIDNLDLTSLNSSAENLGKFHIESGLLNNLSFQFSLNDEKASGKVEGEYHNLVVDKLKGQQKKIAKFPSFMLKNVIIPKNKDKSMPVDRRTGIIDYKFDHTRFISFYLLRSLLSGIEASFTFGFLLPK; via the coding sequence TTGTTTGATAAAAAGCTGGAGGCCGAAAAAGTAATTTTTAATAACCCTGCTTTTAACATCTATACTGAAACTATGGAGGCAAAAGCGCTATCCCGGTCTTTTCTTTTTATTGATCTAAAACAAATTCTTTTAGCTGTACGAACAGATTTATTCAGGATGCATCACGCTTCCATCGCTTATGAAGAAACAACAGGAGCCCAATTAAAACTAGATGGTAATACTGAAATGGATAAAGTAAGAATCAATATAACAGATAGTCTTTTCAGCAATAATGACATTCATTTTAAAACGCTCACCTGTGCCCTATCCGATATTCATGCAGTTATTCCCGGCACCTATCAGAACATTCAAATAAACAAACTGGATATTGATCATAAAGGAACACTGCAAGCTACTTCGCTGAAGATTAGCCCGCAATACGACAAGTTGGGGATGGGACAGAAAGCAGGACACCAGATAGATGTTGTTGATGCTACCATTTCCGGCGTCACTATCACCAAACTGGATATCATCAAGTGCTTTCAACAAAAAATAATAGCGGAACAAATATGGATAAATGGAAGCAATATCAATATTTTCCGGGACAGAAGATTACCTCGTATATCACAATACAAACCGTTACCGGTTGCATTTCTGAAGACTATTCCGATTCACATCAGGGTACATCATTTCAAGGTGACTGAGTCAACGCTGTTGTATGAAGAATTTCCCAAAGACGGATTACAAACCGGTTTGCTGAAGATTGAAAAACTTCAGCTTTCCCTATCCCCGCTTATCAGCCATCCCGGCCCATCCGATCCGGATCATATGGACTTGAATATGGAAGGTTCTATAATGGGATCAGGAACAATCAAGGCGTCTGTTTATTTACCATTTAATCCTGGTAAAGATTATTCTGTCAGCGGAGCAATTGACAATTTAGATCTTACCAGCTTAAATTCATCCGCAGAAAATCTTGGTAAATTTCATATTGAATCCGGGCTGCTTAATAACTTGTCATTTCAATTCAGTCTCAATGATGAAAAGGCCAGTGGAAAAGTTGAAGGAGAATACCATAACCTTGTTGTGGACAAATTAAAAGGGCAGCAAAAAAAAATAGCAAAGTTTCCATCCTTCATGCTGAAAAATGTGATCATTCCTAAGAATAAGGATAAATCAATGCCTGTGGACCGTCGTACAGGTATTATAGATTATAAGTTTGATCATACTCGTTTTATTTCCTTCTATCTTTTGAGGTCTTTGTTATCCGGTATAGAAGCAAGTTTTACATTCGGTTTTCTTCTTCCCAAGTAA